The following proteins are encoded in a genomic region of Aminivibrio pyruvatiphilus:
- a CDS encoding methyl-accepting chemotaxis protein, translated as MKIGTKLAAGFAAVLVIFSAAGWFAWRNMDSVISEVGTLEQRYVPGIELSNEIENIAQNLMLHIRTYVLADSFQDLQAAQGDFEAIDGVLKRAGEHATAHPGLERLAEGVKRSEEQVAEYRRLLEESQKLIANMATQRRKAAEAGESMRKIAYDLLYDEKDALEKDLDDPVSRGNVPTRLENIALLDTLVEAVHRAEYETLTAIANKKTEMIGQAKKDLEEVRRTLAEVRMTAFDEKLIRNLERAGKDVDEYVQALDDFSAAWTNLENLGRERTAAGEAVLAAAGDVMKFSVDRTLEISGVVTDQARSVSNMLLLSVFIAVLVGMAVAVIITRMITRPLGRAVNLAERAGNGDLTVARDDFRYDSSDEIGTLADALARMTASQAEAVREIVAAAEEVARGAETLAALSQETNASVEEVRGSLEQVASISESNSAALEESNAGVEEVAAGAQAAAKASSDGVEAAHQTASMAKEAVERVEEVIREVRAAGGKSGTNMEKIRALAESVEEISGFVTVITSIADQTNLLALNAAIEAARAGEAGRGFAVVADEVRKLAEDSSRAAREVAALITTLHGNARESMEVTEETGRVMQSTVAEAADAQGRLSGVLGEIARIEETIAHIAGLSRSQASASEEMAGAIDQVSHATIDVVQRVDAIRGASAETAAASEGVAREASAMADRAEHMRNLLSRFILSKDGGAEEETGIIPAE; from the coding sequence ATTCGCTGCAGTCCTGGTCATTTTTTCCGCGGCCGGGTGGTTTGCCTGGCGCAACATGGACAGCGTGATTTCCGAGGTAGGCACTCTCGAACAGCGGTATGTCCCGGGAATCGAACTTTCCAATGAAATTGAGAATATCGCCCAGAACCTCATGCTCCATATCCGTACCTACGTTCTCGCGGACAGCTTCCAGGACCTCCAGGCGGCCCAGGGGGATTTCGAGGCTATTGACGGGGTTCTGAAAAGAGCCGGGGAGCATGCCACGGCCCACCCGGGGCTGGAACGGCTTGCCGAAGGGGTGAAGAGGTCGGAGGAGCAGGTTGCCGAATACCGGAGGCTGCTTGAGGAATCCCAGAAACTGATCGCCAATATGGCCACCCAGAGACGGAAGGCCGCGGAGGCGGGGGAGTCCATGCGAAAGATTGCCTACGATCTTCTGTATGACGAAAAGGACGCCCTGGAAAAGGATCTGGACGACCCCGTCTCCCGGGGCAACGTCCCCACGAGGCTAGAGAACATAGCTCTTCTCGATACGCTGGTGGAGGCCGTTCACAGGGCGGAGTACGAGACCCTCACGGCCATCGCGAACAAGAAAACCGAGATGATCGGCCAGGCGAAAAAGGACCTGGAGGAGGTGCGCCGTACTCTGGCCGAAGTCAGGATGACCGCCTTCGATGAAAAGCTGATCAGGAACCTCGAAAGAGCGGGGAAGGATGTGGATGAGTACGTACAGGCCCTTGACGACTTTTCAGCGGCCTGGACGAACCTGGAAAACCTGGGCAGAGAGCGCACCGCCGCGGGGGAAGCGGTTCTGGCGGCGGCAGGGGACGTGATGAAATTCAGCGTCGACAGAACGCTTGAGATATCGGGAGTGGTGACCGACCAGGCCCGGAGCGTCTCGAACATGCTCCTCCTTTCGGTTTTTATCGCGGTGCTGGTGGGAATGGCGGTGGCGGTGATCATCACCCGCATGATCACCCGTCCTCTCGGAAGGGCCGTGAACCTGGCCGAGAGGGCCGGAAACGGCGACCTGACCGTGGCGAGGGATGATTTCCGGTATGATTCCTCCGATGAAATCGGCACCCTGGCCGATGCCCTGGCCAGGATGACGGCAAGCCAGGCTGAAGCCGTCAGGGAGATCGTGGCCGCTGCGGAAGAGGTGGCCCGGGGAGCGGAAACCCTCGCAGCCCTCTCCCAGGAGACCAACGCCTCCGTTGAGGAAGTGAGGGGTTCCCTGGAGCAGGTGGCCTCCATCTCCGAAAGCAACTCCGCGGCCCTCGAGGAGTCCAACGCAGGTGTGGAGGAAGTGGCCGCAGGCGCCCAGGCGGCGGCCAAGGCCTCTTCCGACGGCGTGGAGGCGGCACACCAGACGGCGTCCATGGCGAAGGAGGCGGTTGAGAGAGTGGAGGAGGTCATCCGGGAAGTTCGCGCCGCCGGCGGGAAGTCCGGAACGAACATGGAGAAGATCCGGGCCCTTGCGGAATCCGTGGAGGAGATTTCCGGTTTTGTCACCGTAATTACCTCCATCGCCGACCAGACGAACCTGCTGGCGCTGAATGCCGCCATCGAGGCCGCCCGGGCCGGGGAGGCAGGCAGGGGATTTGCCGTGGTGGCCGACGAAGTCCGGAAGCTCGCAGAGGACTCCAGCCGGGCGGCCCGGGAAGTGGCGGCCCTCATTACCACTCTCCACGGAAATGCGCGGGAATCCATGGAAGTGACGGAAGAGACCGGCAGAGTGATGCAGTCCACCGTGGCCGAAGCGGCGGATGCCCAGGGCAGGCTGTCCGGGGTGCTCGGAGAAATTGCCAGGATAGAGGAAACCATTGCCCACATCGCGGGACTCTCCCGGTCCCAGGCTTCCGCAAGCGAGGAAATGGCCGGGGCCATCGACCAGGTGTCCCATGCCACCATCGATGTGGTCCAGAGAGTGGACGCCATCCGTGGAGCCTCCGCGGAAACGGCGGCCGCTTCGGAAGGGGTCGCCCGGGAGGCGTCGGCCATGGCGGACAGGGCCGAGCACATGCGGAACCTCCTGTCCCGGTTCATCCTGTCGAAGGACGGGGGGGCGGAAGAAGAAACGGGGATCATCCCGGCGGAATGA
- a CDS encoding FadR/GntR family transcriptional regulator, whose protein sequence is MNETRKDLIRRLTDLVSQGNVVTGGKLPPERELAALLGTTRPLLREGLIALEALGLLEIRDRQGIFLAEGNPDEIKRVLGQAQVWPMEVLSQVMEIRQLLDPGAAALAALRRRERDLEKMDECISMLEKIHREQDPHEAPLGAYWNTVLHATIFRATGNTLLSRLYESLLEMSEKGISAMRMEVLDSAAPDRTEKILEQHRVLVSAIRAQDLLRAREASRLHLKFTIDTLVDLSRVTPISNFFAQRMDSVLK, encoded by the coding sequence ATGAACGAAACGCGAAAGGACCTGATCAGGCGCTTGACGGACCTTGTGTCACAGGGCAACGTGGTGACCGGGGGAAAGCTGCCTCCGGAACGGGAGCTCGCCGCCCTGCTCGGCACCACCAGGCCCCTTCTGAGGGAAGGCCTCATCGCCCTCGAAGCCCTCGGCCTGCTGGAGATCAGGGACAGGCAGGGAATCTTCCTCGCCGAGGGGAACCCGGATGAGATCAAGAGAGTTCTCGGCCAGGCCCAGGTATGGCCAATGGAAGTGCTCTCCCAGGTCATGGAGATACGGCAGCTCCTGGATCCCGGCGCCGCCGCCCTGGCAGCCCTCCGTCGCAGGGAGCGGGACCTGGAAAAAATGGACGAATGCATTTCCATGCTCGAAAAGATCCACCGGGAGCAGGACCCTCACGAGGCTCCTCTCGGCGCCTACTGGAACACCGTCCTCCACGCCACCATCTTCAGGGCAACGGGGAACACCCTGCTTTCCAGGCTCTACGAATCGCTCCTCGAAATGTCCGAGAAAGGAATTTCCGCCATGAGGATGGAAGTGCTCGACTCGGCGGCCCCGGACCGGACGGAGAAAATTCTCGAGCAGCACCGGGTCCTCGTGTCGGCCATAAGGGCCCAGGATCTCCTCCGGGCCCGGGAGGCCTCAAGACTCCACCTGAAGTTCACCATCGACACTCTCGTGGACCTGAGCCGGGTCACCCCTATCTCCAACTTCTTCGCCCAGAGGATGGATTCCGTCCTGAAGTAA
- a CDS encoding NAD(P)/FAD-dependent oxidoreductase encodes MAQEYDVLVIGGGVVGCAIARELSRFRVRAAVVEKEMDVGLGTSCRNSGVLHAGFNYAPGSLRAVLDVKGNSMMDDLCRDLKVKIKRIGKLTVALDDEDEATLRRLKEQGEANGVPGLELIGRERMQQIQPGVEGTLALHSPSSSIISPYGLTIGLAENALANGVNFHLGQRVTALSPLAGGGWSVTTGSGETFTAKVLVNAAGLFSAEVCRMAGITDYVIYPCRGEYYVLDRRLDGTLKALIYPAPKKNAPGLGIHLTPTVDGNILIGPSAEYLNDPEDHGCTADVMQELRREGRELLPEIRMTDYIRNFSGIRPKQTPPEVGGNKDFVIEDRKDVRGFINLVGIESPGLTCAPAIAEMVRGMVEKHIPLIPDPSFNPVRPGSPLFFSELPADEKAALIADNPNYGEIICRCEKITKQEILDAISNPLGARTLVSIKYRARASMGRCQGGFCVPRITRILRDEFGWKPEDFLKRSAGSPLFVGNVRPGKGGAAR; translated from the coding sequence GTGGCTCAGGAGTACGACGTTCTTGTCATTGGAGGCGGGGTGGTGGGCTGTGCCATCGCCAGGGAACTTTCCAGGTTCCGGGTGAGGGCGGCGGTCGTCGAAAAGGAGATGGATGTCGGGCTGGGGACGAGCTGCCGGAACAGCGGTGTGCTCCACGCAGGCTTCAACTACGCTCCGGGATCGCTCAGGGCGGTTCTCGACGTGAAGGGCAACAGTATGATGGACGATCTCTGCCGGGACCTCAAGGTGAAGATCAAGCGGATCGGCAAGCTGACGGTGGCGCTGGACGACGAGGATGAAGCCACCCTCCGCAGGCTGAAGGAGCAGGGGGAGGCCAACGGCGTCCCGGGGCTCGAGCTCATCGGCAGGGAAAGGATGCAGCAGATCCAGCCCGGAGTGGAAGGGACCCTTGCCCTTCATTCCCCGAGCAGTTCCATCATTTCCCCCTACGGGCTTACCATCGGCCTGGCGGAAAATGCCCTCGCCAACGGGGTGAATTTTCACCTCGGGCAGCGCGTGACCGCCCTTTCCCCCCTCGCGGGGGGCGGCTGGTCCGTAACGACCGGGTCCGGGGAGACCTTCACTGCGAAGGTCCTGGTGAACGCCGCCGGACTCTTCTCCGCGGAGGTGTGCCGTATGGCGGGGATCACCGATTACGTGATCTATCCCTGCCGGGGCGAATATTACGTCCTGGACAGGCGCCTCGACGGCACCCTGAAGGCCCTGATCTACCCGGCGCCGAAGAAGAACGCGCCCGGGCTGGGCATTCACCTGACGCCCACCGTGGACGGCAACATCCTCATCGGCCCCAGCGCCGAGTACCTCAACGACCCCGAAGACCACGGCTGCACCGCCGACGTGATGCAGGAACTCCGCAGGGAGGGACGGGAACTCCTTCCCGAGATCCGCATGACTGACTATATCCGGAATTTCTCGGGCATCCGCCCGAAACAGACGCCCCCCGAAGTGGGCGGCAACAAGGACTTTGTCATCGAGGACCGGAAGGACGTCCGGGGATTCATCAACCTGGTGGGCATAGAGAGCCCCGGGCTGACCTGCGCTCCCGCCATCGCGGAGATGGTCCGGGGAATGGTGGAGAAGCATATCCCTCTCATTCCCGACCCCTCCTTCAATCCCGTGCGGCCGGGCAGCCCCCTGTTCTTCTCCGAGCTGCCGGCGGACGAAAAGGCGGCCCTCATCGCCGACAACCCCAATTACGGAGAGATCATCTGCCGGTGCGAAAAGATCACCAAGCAGGAGATCCTGGACGCCATAAGCAACCCTCTCGGCGCCAGGACGCTCGTGAGCATCAAGTACAGGGCCCGGGCCTCCATGGGCCGTTGCCAGGGAGGATTCTGCGTCCCCCGCATCACCCGGATCCTTCGGGACGAGTTCGGCTGGAAGCCGGAGGATTTTCTGAAGCGAAGCGCCGGTTCGCCCCTGTTCGTGGGCAACGTCCGGCCCGGGAAGGGAGGAGCTGCCCGATGA
- a CDS encoding NAD(P)/FAD-dependent oxidoreductase, producing the protein MNGERKTIPAVRRDVVIIGGGPAGLAAAVAAKEAGCGDVLLIERDRILGGILNQCIHDGFGLHTFKEALSGPEYAARFIDRFRELGIAAMEETIVLSLSADRVLEVSTRGTYQRIEAGAVILAMGCRERTRGAISIPGHRPSGVYTAGAAQNFMNLENIMVGRKVCILGSGDIGLIMARRMTLEGAKVEAVFEILPYSSGLPRNIQQCLNDYGIPLHLNTTVTDIVGKGRLEGIRVAQVGEDRAPIPETERYVPCDTLLLSVGLIPENELTREAGVGMDPVTGGAVVDDSFMTSVPGIFACGNVLHVHDLVDWVSVEAAEAGRFAACFVREGRCALPNPIPVRPGNGVRYTLPQAVSGERDLILSLRVSAPWRDRCVVVRDGGREIARKREMRLHPAEMIRIDLKKEAVSGCSSLEVTVE; encoded by the coding sequence ATGAACGGCGAGAGGAAAACAATTCCCGCAGTCCGCAGGGACGTGGTGATCATCGGCGGCGGACCGGCCGGTCTCGCGGCGGCCGTGGCGGCGAAGGAGGCAGGATGCGGCGACGTGCTCCTCATCGAGCGGGACCGCATTCTCGGCGGCATCCTGAATCAGTGCATTCACGACGGCTTCGGGCTGCACACCTTCAAGGAGGCCCTCTCAGGTCCCGAATATGCCGCCCGGTTCATCGACCGGTTCCGGGAACTCGGTATCGCCGCCATGGAGGAGACCATCGTTCTTTCCCTTTCGGCGGACCGGGTTCTTGAGGTGAGCACCAGGGGAACCTACCAGCGCATCGAGGCGGGGGCTGTCATACTCGCCATGGGGTGCCGGGAGCGCACCAGGGGGGCCATCTCCATTCCGGGACACCGCCCGTCGGGGGTGTACACCGCAGGTGCGGCCCAGAACTTCATGAACCTCGAGAACATTATGGTGGGGAGAAAGGTCTGTATCCTGGGCTCCGGCGACATCGGCCTCATCATGGCCAGGAGAATGACCCTCGAGGGCGCGAAGGTGGAGGCGGTCTTCGAGATCCTTCCCTATTCCAGCGGCCTTCCCCGGAATATCCAGCAGTGCCTCAACGACTACGGCATCCCTCTCCATCTCAACACCACGGTGACGGACATCGTCGGCAAGGGCCGCCTCGAAGGCATCAGGGTGGCCCAGGTGGGCGAGGACCGGGCCCCCATTCCCGAAACGGAACGGTACGTTCCCTGCGACACCCTGCTGCTTTCCGTGGGGCTCATCCCTGAAAACGAGCTGACACGGGAGGCGGGGGTCGGGATGGACCCCGTGACCGGCGGGGCTGTGGTGGACGATTCCTTCATGACGTCCGTCCCGGGCATATTCGCCTGCGGCAACGTCCTCCACGTCCATGACCTCGTGGACTGGGTCTCCGTGGAAGCGGCGGAAGCGGGCAGGTTCGCGGCCTGTTTCGTCCGGGAGGGACGCTGTGCCCTGCCGAACCCCATTCCTGTGAGGCCGGGGAACGGCGTGCGGTACACCCTTCCCCAGGCTGTTTCGGGCGAGAGGGATCTGATCCTTTCCCTGCGGGTATCCGCCCCGTGGAGAGACCGCTGCGTGGTGGTCCGGGACGGCGGCAGGGAGATCGCCAGGAAGCGGGAGATGCGGCTCCACCCGGCGGAAATGATCCGGATCGACCTGAAGAAAGAAGCTGTTTCAGGCTGTTCCTCCCTGGAGGTGACGGTTGAATGA
- a CDS encoding DUF1667 domain-containing protein has protein sequence MSTREFTCVVCPNGCSIVVDVDNDETPVVTRVQGNVCKRGESWARQEVENPMRTIASSVPVCCGDFPLASVRTSRPIPLAKIREVMDEIRKVSLEAPVEIGDVVLPAPAGCDTEVIATRRVRKVG, from the coding sequence ATGAGCACGAGAGAATTTACCTGCGTGGTCTGTCCCAACGGCTGTTCTATCGTCGTTGACGTGGACAATGATGAAACGCCTGTGGTCACAAGGGTTCAGGGAAACGTGTGCAAACGGGGGGAATCCTGGGCCCGGCAGGAGGTGGAAAACCCCATGCGCACCATCGCGTCCAGCGTGCCGGTGTGCTGCGGCGATTTTCCCCTTGCCAGCGTCCGGACCAGCCGCCCCATACCCCTTGCAAAAATACGGGAGGTGATGGATGAGATCCGGAAGGTGTCTCTGGAAGCACCGGTGGAGATCGGCGACGTGGTCCTGCCGGCTCCTGCCGGGTGCGATACTGAGGTCATTGCAACAAGGAGGGTTCGGAAAGTCGGTTAA
- a CDS encoding TAXI family TRAP transporter solute-binding subunit — MRKSIIAAVVVLALIFAAGPMIVGAEAKSYRLNIATATTGGAYYPIGNAMAQIWSKNIKEVTRASAQSTAGTPQNVELMMNEEVQIAIGQNGICYYAFYGKGTYEGKPPYKEMRGMFTLYPNVMHWIVRKDAGMKSVADFKGKKFVPGQVASATEINSREMMEAYGLNYMKDQGETNVTADFLGYNEAVDLLKNAQTDGTHIAGGVPTAAIMDVLSSGAGELISMEEDKIKEIVEKYPWYFPFTIPAGSYPNQDKDVRTLALSNILFTDVRQDEELVYLLTKATYEFHDDLVAAHKATAYTVLENSLNGMTIPLHKGAVKYLKEKGVNVPDKLIVD, encoded by the coding sequence GTGAGGAAAAGCATCATAGCAGCAGTGGTCGTTCTCGCGCTCATCTTTGCGGCAGGCCCCATGATCGTCGGAGCCGAGGCCAAGTCCTACCGCCTCAATATCGCCACCGCCACCACAGGCGGAGCCTATTATCCCATCGGCAACGCCATGGCGCAGATCTGGTCCAAGAACATCAAGGAGGTCACCAGGGCCTCGGCACAGTCCACTGCGGGCACTCCCCAGAACGTGGAACTCATGATGAACGAGGAAGTCCAGATCGCCATCGGCCAGAACGGCATCTGCTACTACGCCTTCTACGGCAAGGGAACCTACGAGGGCAAGCCTCCCTACAAGGAGATGCGGGGCATGTTCACCCTCTATCCCAACGTGATGCACTGGATCGTCCGCAAGGACGCCGGGATGAAGTCCGTCGCCGACTTCAAGGGCAAAAAGTTCGTTCCCGGCCAGGTGGCCAGCGCCACCGAGATCAACAGCCGCGAGATGATGGAAGCCTATGGCCTGAACTACATGAAAGACCAGGGAGAAACCAACGTGACCGCCGACTTCCTCGGCTACAACGAGGCAGTGGATCTCCTCAAGAACGCCCAGACCGACGGCACCCATATCGCCGGCGGCGTTCCCACCGCGGCCATCATGGACGTGCTCTCCTCCGGCGCCGGTGAACTCATATCCATGGAAGAAGACAAGATCAAGGAGATCGTGGAGAAGTATCCCTGGTACTTCCCCTTCACCATTCCCGCCGGATCCTACCCGAACCAGGACAAGGACGTCAGGACCCTGGCCCTGTCCAACATCCTCTTTACCGACGTGCGCCAGGACGAAGAGCTCGTCTATCTCCTGACCAAGGCGACCTACGAGTTCCACGACGATCTCGTGGCGGCCCACAAGGCCACGGCCTACACGGTGCTCGAAAACTCGCTGAACGGAATGACCATTCCCCTTCACAAGGGAGCGGTGAAGTACCTGAAGGAAAAGGGAGTCAACGTACCGGATAAGCTCATCGTAGACTAG